GCCGCCATACCGGCGATAGATCTTGCTGACGTGATCAAGCGTAATGGCCGTCGAGTTCACACGGCCTCCGAGAACGAATCACGCAGGCGATCGAAGATCCAGTAGGCCGCAAAAAACAAGATAATCGAGGCCCCACCCAGCGCGAGCAGCCACCACTTGTGACCGAAAGGGCCATCGAAAAACAGGATCTTGATAGGAGATCGCGAGGTGGGTGAACGGATTCAGGTCGAAGTAGTTCTTGTACTCGGGATATTGCTGGTAGGAGTAGATGATGGGTGTGGTGAAGAACCAGAAGGTGAGCAGGTTCGAGACAAGATCTTTGACATCGCGGAAGTGCACGGAAAGTGCGGAAAGCAGCAGTGCGAGCGCCGCCGTAAAAATAAACTGGACGACCAGAGCAACCAGGAACCAGGAAGTTCAATCCAGTCTGGTGTCACGCCGTAATAGATCGTGAAGATGGCCAGAATCGGCAAGCCCAGTAGAAAGTGCGCCATGTTCGAACAGATGGTCACAATCGGAAGAACTTCTGCCGGGAACAACACCTTCTTGATCAAATTGCCGCCGGAGATTAACGACCCGGTCGCCTCGTTCATCGACGACTGAAACCAGGTCCACGGCAGCAGCCCGGTAAACATGAACACGGCGTACGGCTGGATGCCTTGTGTGCGGTTCTCCAGGAGTGTGGCGAACACGAAGCTGTAGATCAGCAACAACATCAGGGGTTCAAACGACCAGAAGAACCCCAGCATCGATCCCCCAGCACGCGCCTTCAGATCACGCGCCACCAGACTCTGGATGAGGCCGCGATACCGAAGAAGCTGTCCGAGGTTATGCCACATCGCCCGCGGCGTCGACCTCGACGAGAATCACCGTGATGTTGTCGGGACCGCCGGCGGCGTTGGCCGCATTGATCAGCGACTGCGCGCACGCAGCCAGATCGCCCGGCTTGTTCATCAGCTCACTCAGTCGGGCCGGTGGTATCACCGAGGACAACCCGTCGGAACACATCAGCAGGCGATCCCCGGCCTTCAGATCCACTTCCTTGATGTCCACTTCGGGATCAACGCCGCCCGAAATGGCGCGCGTCACCACATTCCGCCACGGATGCCGCTGGGCATCGTCATCCGTGAGCACGCCGGCGCGCACCTGCTCGCCCACCCACGAATGGTCGTCCGTCAGCTGCCGCAGCTTGCCCTCACGCCACTGGTAGGCGCGACTGTCACCAACGTGCGCCACCTGCGCCATGCCCGCAGGTTGCAGCAGAATCGCGACGGCCGTGGTCGCCATGCCCTTGAGCTCGGGATCCGCACCAATGGCCGACGCCACGCGCTGGTTGGCCAGGCGAAGCGCGGCGATCAGGCGGTTGGCCGCCAGCGAATGCGCCGTATCAAAGGGAAGGGCCAGGTCTGATTGAGGTCCGCGTTGCGGTGTCGTCGATGAACTGTTCGATCACCTGCACGGTCAGGCGCGACGCCACCTCGCCGGCTTCGTGGCCACCCATGCCGTCGGCCACCACGTACAGACCCAGGTCCTGGCGCTCTCGGAACGCATCTTCGTTGCTCTCGCGTCGAAGGCCCGTATGGGTGACGGCGACCGAGGTAATTTGCGGCATCAGGTCAGCCGCGGGTCCGCGCGTGTTGTGATACCTGCAGGCGTGTGATCGCCCGCAGCAGCGCGATGCGAGCGCGCTCGTAGTCCATTTCCGACACGCCGCCCTTGACGACTTCGGCCAGTCGTTCTTCGGCGCGCCGCTTGGCAGACTGGGCGCGTTCCAGATCGATGTCGTCGGCCTTTTCGGCGATACGCGCCAGGATGGTCACACGGTCTGGAAGAATCTCGGCAAATCCGAAACCGACAAAGCCGTGAAACTTCTCGGTGCCTTTCCGGTACCACATCTCGCCCACCTTCAGGCTGACGAGCATGGGGGTGTGTCCCGGCAGGACTCGAGGAACCCTTCCTCGCCGGGCAGCTGCAGCTCGTCCACTTCGTCGTGGACGATCGCACGCTCCGGCGTGACGAATTCAAGGCGTAAGGTCGTGGGGATGGCCATGGAACGTCTTTACTGCTTCTTCGACCGTTCGATGACTTCGTCAATCGTGCCGGCCAGATAAAACGCCTGTTCCGGAATGTCGTCGTGTTTGCCCTCGACAATTTCCTTGAAGCCGCGCACCGTCTCGGCAACGGTGACATACGCGCCCTTGAGGCCGGTGAACTGTTCGGCCACGAAGAACGGCTGCGACAGGAACTTCTGGATCTTGCGCGCGCGCGACACCGTGAGCTTGTCGTCTTCCGACAGTTCGTCGATGCCGAGGATGGCGATGATGTCCTGCAGGTCCTTGTAGCGCTGCAGAATCTGCTTCACCTGACGGGCCACGTTGTAGTGTTCGTCGCCGATGACGCGCGGGTCGAGAATGCGCGAGGTGGACGCGAGCGGATCCACGGCCGGGTAAATGCCAAGTTCGGCAATGGCGCGCGACAGGTTCGTCGTGGCGTCAAGGTGCGCAAAGGTGGTGGCCGGCGCCGGGTCGGTGTAGTCGTCGGCGGGCACGTAGATGGCCTGCACCGATGTGATCGATCCCTTGCGCGTGGACGTGATGCGTTCCTGCAACTCGCCCATTTCCGACAGCAGCGTGGGCTGGTAACCGACGGCGGACGGCATGCGGCCCAGGAGCGCCGACACCTCGGAACCGGCCTGCGTGAACCGGAAGATGTTGTCGATGAACAGGAGCACGTCCTTGCCTTCGGCATCGCGGAGCCATTCGGCCACGGTGAGCGCCGACAGCGCCACGCGCAGACGCGCACCCGGCGGCTCGGTCATCTGGCTGCATATGCGCGCAGCGCGCGACTTGGCCGGGTCGTTCGGGTCGATAACGCCGCTCTCCTGGAATTCCAGCCAGAGGTCGTTACCTTCACGCGTGCGTTCGCCGACGC
This window of the Acidobacteriota bacterium genome carries:
- the atpD gene encoding F0F1 ATP synthase subunit beta yields the protein MSVATAVKVGKVVQIIGPVVDIEFAGGDLPAIYNAVRITGQAGTNTVDVIVEVEQHLGENRVRTVAMKATDGLQRGMDATDQGGPISMPVGPQTLGRVLNVLGEPVDFPDRPVESAERWPIHREAPTLEEQSTELKMFETGIKVIDLLEPYLTGGKIRLFGGAGVGKTVIIQELIHNIAVKHGGVSVFGGVGERTREGNDLWLEFQESGVIDPNDPAKSRAARICSQMTEPPGARLRVALSALTVAEWLRDAEGKDVLLFIDNIFRFTQAGSEVSALLGRMPSAVGYQPTLLSEMGELQERITSTRKGSITSVQAIYVPADDYTDPAPATTFAHLDATTNLSRAIAELGIYPAVDPLASTSRILDPRVIGDEHYNVARQVKQILQRYKDLQDIIAILGIDELSEDDKLTVSRARKIQKFLSQPFFVAEQFTGLKGAYVTVAETVRGFKEIVEGKHDDIPEQAFYLAGTIDEVIERSKKQ
- a CDS encoding F0F1 ATP synthase subunit epsilon yields the protein MLVSLKVGEMWYRKGTEKFHGFVGFGFAEILPDRVTILARIAEKADDIDLERAQSAKRRAEERLAEVVKGGVSEMDYERARIALLRAITRLQVSQHARTRG
- a CDS encoding protein phosphatase 2C domain-containing protein, which translates into the protein MPQITSVAVTHTGLRRESNEDAFRERQDLGLYVVADGMGGHEAGEVASRLTVQVIEQFIDDTATRTSIRPGPSL
- a CDS encoding serine/threonine-protein phosphatase gives rise to the protein MASAIGADPELKGMATTAVAILLQPAGMAQVAHVGDSRAYQWREGKLRQLTDDHSWVGEQVRAGVLTDDDAQRHPWRNVVTRAISGGVDPEVDIKEVDLKAGDRLLMCSDGLSSVIPPARLSELMNKPGDLAACAQSLINAANAAGGPDNITVILVEVDAAGDVA